Within the Ignavibacteria bacterium genome, the region ACTTCTCTTTCTTTGAACAATTGTGTATAAAGGATGTGCTGCTCTATAAGTATCCCACAGTGAAAACGTACTATAATGAAATCCATCAGATGCCTTCGCAATTTCAAAGTTATGATTTAAATAATTACTATCAACATCAGCAATATTATTTGGTTGAATGAAAGCATGATATAATCCTGTATAGAAAATAGTTTTTTGATTTTGCGTTCCTTCAATATCAATGCAAGAAAGTTCTTTGTCCCAAGCGGTTTTAGCATCAACCTTTATTTTGTCAAAATTAAAATCTATTATTTCGGTGATCAGGTTCTTGCGAGCTCCTTCAAGATTTACCGAAGATAGTCCGATTTTAACAAATAGAGGCTCTGAATTGTCATTGTTAAAAATAAGATTGAGCTTTAAATTTGAACCATTTCCAAATTTTACATTTTCGTATATGTTATTCCCTGCTTTAATTACACTTTCGGTAAAAGCTCTTGAAAATTCTGCTCTGAAATAAACCTTCCGAAGCCTTGCCCAGCCTGTTATAATTCTATAACCTTCTATGGTTTTGTTGTCAATGATTCGTAATTGTGAAGAAATTATATTACACGACCAGTATGGTCTCTTTTTATCCATAGAGTGAAACAAATCAACAATAAGGTTATACGGTTTCTTTTCAGGAAAAGTGTATTTATGCATTCCACAATGTGCAGTTACCGTAAACTCACTTTTGATTCCGTTGTCAAGAACTACACTATAATATCCCGGTGTTCCTGCCTCATTAGTATGTTTATATGTTGAACCGTACCCTCTTACTGAATCATTCCCGGGTTCCCACATCAATTCTCCATAATACGGCATAAATAGAAAATCAAATAAATCCGCTACCCCAGTTCCATTGAGATGCGTATGGCTGAAACCAACTATAGTGTTATCATTGTAATCATATCCGCTGCAGGGATCTTCAGGATTTTCTCTTGTATCGGGACTTAATTGGACTAATCCAAATGGATAAACAGCACCTGGGAAATTACTTCCGGATAGACTATGATTATCAATCGATCCAGTTCCTATAAATACATTCACGTATTTCGAATTACCAGTTTGAGAATATAAACTACATGAAGGTATTCCAAAAATTAACAAAAGTATTAATTGTTTTAACATATTCAACTAATGTTTAATCTAATTAAAAATTTTTACTGATTTTTACATAAAGTTCAGAATTAAGAATGTTATTTAAAAGTATATAATTTGTGCATTATTTCTTTATTTTGTTTTTTCATGTAATTATTAAAGTTAATAATATTTATATTTTTTCAGAATTCGGTCAATTAAAGTATAAAATTTATTAGAATTTCATTATTTTATCACAATTTTATATTGATTATATTAAGTGTTACACTTAAAAATACATGAAAATAGCTTTATTAACAGGCGGTTTATCATCAGAACGTGAAGTTTCTTTATCGTCGGGCAGAGGAATTCTTAAAGGATTGAGAGAATTAGGGCATAATGTTGTTGTGATAGATCCGATATACGGAGATACTATGATTGATGAGGATTTAGTTTTTAAGGATAAAGTGTCGAAAGAGTATCCAACTCTAGAGAAAATAAGGAAATTACAAAAAGAAAGTTCGCATAAATTAATTGACTGTATAAATTCTGAGTTATTTAATGATATCGATTTGGTCTTTATTGGTTTGCACGGAAAATTTGGAGAAGACGGTAAGATACAGACTCTGCTCGAGTTAAAAGGTCTAAAATATACAGGTTCAGGAATACAATCTTCGGCTGTTGCGATGGATAAAGATTTATCGAAATTGGTATTTGAAAAGAATAATATTCTTACTCCTGACTGGTTGGCTCTTTATAGCGAAAATAATGTTAAATATAATGATTGCATTAATCTATTAGGAAATCCGATTGTTATTAAACCAAATGATGAAGGTAGTACTGTAGGGCTTACTATTGCTAAAAATGTCAAAGAGTTTTTTTCTGGAATTAAAACAGCTTTTACGTACTCTGAAAAAGTACTTCTTGAAAGATACATTAAAGGAAGGGAGTTAACCGTTTCAATTATTGATGGTGAACCATATCCGGTCATAGAGATTGTACCTCATAAAGGTTTTTATGATTATGAGCATAAGTATTCTAAGGGTATGTCAACATACGTTTGTCCTGCTGTTATTCCGGAAGAAGTTGCAGATAAAGCAAAAAATCTGGCATTAATAGCGTACAATGCTTTGAATTGTAGAGTGTATGCTAGGGTCGATTTTTTGTTAACAGAAGAAAAAGATCTTTATTGTTTAGAAGTCAATACTCTTCCGGGTATGACAGAACTGTCTCTTGTTCCGATGGCTGCTAAAGCAATGAAAATGGATTTTAATAATCTGATAAAGAAGCTAATAGATTCATCTTTTAGAAAATATGATTAGAAAGAATGATGACAATATTTTCATCAGTGTATTAAGGTTTATTAAATATAATAAGTTAATCACTTTATTTATATCAGTTGGCCTATTTATGATTATTTATATAATCTTTTCTGATAAAGGAATATTAACTAAGATGAAGTTTCAAAAAGATAAGCAGAGTATAGATAAGCAAGTTACCGAGAAAAAACAAGAACAGGATTCACTTAGAAAGGTTATTGATTCTTTGACTAATTCAAATGATATGATTGAGAAAATAGCAAGAGAAAGGTATTTTATGTCCAAAGAGGGCGAAATAATATACAAAGTTGAACAAGATACCAATGACACAAAATAAGAAAACAATACTATCTGGAATGAGACCCTCAGGTAAACTGCACATAGGACATTATGTCGGTGCGCTTGAAAATTGGGTTGAGCTTCAGAATTATTATAAGAATTATCATTTAATTGCTGATTATCATACACTTACAACGAGTCTAAATACAGCTGATGTATTTGATGATTCAATTGAAATGGCAATAGATTGGATAGCATCAGGTATCGATCCTGAAAAATCTCCTATTTTCAGGCAATCACAAGTTAAACAACATACTGAATTATTTCTGATATTCTCTATGCTGATTACTAAGGCAAGGTTGGAGAAGAATCCGACTTTAAAAGAACAAATAAAAGATTTAAACTTGCAGACAATTGCTTATGGTCATCTTGGATATCCGGTACTGCAGGCCGCTGATATTTTGCTGTATAAGGGTGATGTTGTGCCGGTCGGTGAAGATCAAGTACCTCATGTGGAAATTACAAGACAAATTGCAAGCAATTTTAATGAGAATTTCAAAAATTCAGACGGCAATTCAATATTTCCTATACCTGAACCGAAAGTTACTCAATTTGCAAGACTTCCCGGTTTAGACGGTAAAGCAAAAATGAGTAAGTCTCTGAATAATACAATATTGCTTTCAGATAATGAAGATTCCATAAAATCAAAGATGAAAAAGGCGTTTACCGATCCAAATAAGCTTAGAAAAGGAGATAAAGGCAATCCGGATATTTGTCTTGTTTATACTTACCATAGGAAATTCAACCCATCGGAAATATCTGAAATAAGGACTGGGTGCAAGACCGGAGCTTTGGGTTGTTTTGATTGCAAAATGAAAGTTTCAAGAGCTATTTCAGATTATTTTCTGCCACTCAGAGAAAAAAGAATTGTTCTTGAAAAGAACAAAAACAGTGTACTTGAAGTATTAATAGAAGGCGAAAGAAAAGCACGATTAATAGCAGAAAATACGATGCAGGAAGTCCGAAGATCCATGAAGTTAGGTTAAAATAAAATAAATTTAATAGCAAAATTGTTATCATCAGACAAAAAAGATAAAGCTAAACAAGATCGTTTAAAAGAAAACGGTGAAATCCCCAAACATATAGCAATCATTATGGATGGAAACGGAAGATGGGCTAAAGGCCTTGGTTATACAAGGGCTTTTGGACATAGGGAGGGCGTTAACTCGGTTAGAGATATAGTTGAAGCTTGCGGACAGCTTGGAGTAAAATTCTTAACATTATACACATTTTCAACTGAAAACTGGAAACGGCCTAAATCGGAAGTTACCATACTAATGAAACTTCTTATTAAAGGATTAAGGGATGAAGCGGACAGGCTACATAAAAATAACATAAAACTTATTGCATCTGGAAATCTTGATAAACTACCGGAAAAGGTGTACGAAGAGCTAAAAGATGCAATGGAGAAGACTAAGAACAATAAAAAGATGACTTTAAATCTAGCTCTTAGCTACAGTGGTAGGTGGGATATTTTAAATGCAATAAAAGATCTTTTTAATGATTGTAAATCAGGAAAAATTAACAAGGAAGATATTGATGAAAAGCTCTTTTCGGATTATTTAGTAACAAAGAATATTCCGGATCCTGATTTGATGATCAGAACGGGAGGAGAGTACAGAATCAGTAATTTTCTTCTATGGCAGCTCGCTTACACAGAAATTTATATTGATAATATATTTTGGCCACAGTTCAGGAGAGAAAGTCTTTATAAAGCTATTGAAGTATATCAGAAAAGAGAAAGAAGATTTGGAATGGTAAGTGAACAAATTAAAAAGTAATTTAAATTAGAAATGACAAGAATTAACAAATATTTATATCTTTTTGCGATTATCGCAATATTTACAGCATTTAATATCAAATTATATTCTCAGAACTTTGAAACAACTTATAAGATTGCAAACATCTCGGTTAGAGGAAACAATGTATACGATTCAAGAACGATAATTGCTTACTCAGGTCTTAAAGAAAATATGGAAATTGCAATCCCTTCTGATGAAACTCGTGAAGCAATTAGAAGATTGTGGAAACTCGGATTGTTTTCGAATGTTGCATTGAATGTAGATAAAAAATTTGGTAGAGATGCCTATTTAGTCTTTGAGGTTGAAGAACTTCCACGAATAGAAAATATTGAAATAATTGGCAATGATCATTTTTCCGAATCTGAAGTAAAAGAAAAAATAGGTTTAAATGCAGGTGAAGTCGTGTCAGAGCAGAAATTAAAAGATGTTGAGTATAATTTAGGTCTAAATTATGCCGAAGATGGATTTGCATTGGCGGAAATAAAAATTGACAAGCTAATATCAGCTAACAATGAGGCAAGAATAAGAATTAAAATAAATGAGGGGAAAAAGCTTACAGTAAGGAAAATCGAATTTGAGGGTAATGTGGATGTTTCTGATGATGATTTGTATAAAGCTTTAGAAAACACATCTGAGAAAGTATGGTGGAAATTTTGGGAAGGTGCTGGATTTGACAAGGAAAAGTTGGAAGAAGATAAAAAATTAGTAGTTGAATACTACAAAGAACTTGGTTATAAAGATGCAGAAGTTGTAGACTCAGATTTTAAACTTTCACCCGATAAGGAAGATGTTTTTCTTATTATTAGAGTCAGGGAAGGAAGAAAATTTAAAATTAATAATATTACTATCGAGGGAAATAAAATTTATACGGATGATGCCCTTCTTCTTAGACTGGATATGAAAAAAGGTGATGTTTATAATATGAAAAAGTTCTCTCAAAATCTTTATGGTAATGAAGCAGAAACCGATGTGAGTTCATTATACCTTGATAATGGTTACCTCGGTTTTCAAGCTGACGTGAGCGATAAGACAGTGGGGCTTGATAGGGTTGACATAAACATTAAAATTACAGAAAATAATCAGTACAAACTTGGTCTTATAAGCTTTGAAGGTAATGACAAGACTAAGGACAAAGTACTTCGACGAGAACTATATACAATACCGGGCGAGTTTTTCAACAGGGGAAATGTTAAAAGAAGTATGCAGCAGCTTAATGCACTAAACTATTTCAACCCTGAAAAATTAAATCAGGATATTAGTCTTGCAAATGATTCAACAGTAAACATAAAATACATCGTTGCAGAAAGGTCATCTGATCAGTTTAACGCATCTATTGGATATAGCGGTTCATTTGGCATAACAGGCGCCTTAGGTCTGACTTTCAATAACTTTGATATAATGGAACCATTTTCGGGTGGAGGAGGTCAAGCACTTAACTTCTCATGGCAGTTCGGCGAAGCAGGGACTTATAGAACATTTTCGATTGGGCTTACAGAGCCGTGGTTTTTAAACACACCTACTTTACTCGGCTTCAATGTATTTGATTCCAGAACAAGATATACTTATGACGTACAAGAAACTGGTGGAATAGTTAATATTGGAAGAAGGTTTAAATGGCCTGATGACTTCTTCCGTGGTGACTGGGCAGTGAAATATCAGGAAACGAACGTTCTTGACGGAGGGGGCTATTACCAGACGGGTCGCAGAAATCAGTTCAGTTTAAGACAAATTATTTCGAGATCTACAGTTTTTGATCCTGTATATCCTTTAAACGGTACTAAGTTTTCAAACACAACAGAATTGTCAGGCGGACCATTTCTTCCGGGTAATACAGAATTCTTAAAAAATATTTTCACTGCAGAAACTTATACTCCCTTAATAAGAAATACTAAGCTGGTTTTGTATTCTACATTTAATTTTTATTATGTTAATCCACTAAGCGATGACAAATACCTACCTCCAACTGAATTGTTCTATATGGGGGGTAATGGTCTAGCTTATAACACGATACCTTTAAGAGGATACGAAGACAGAGCTGTCGGTCCGCGCAATTCTGTCGGTAATTCAATCGGAGGAAAAGTTTCTCTTAAATACGGCGTAGAAATTCGATATCCGCTTTCATTAGATCCGTTCCCAATATTTGTTCTGGCATTTGCTGAAGCTGGTAATGTTTGGTCTGATTTTGCTAAAGTTGATCCGTTTGAATTAAAAAGATCTGTTGGCTTTGGTACAAGACTGATGCTTCCAGCAGTGGGATTGATAGGATTTGACTTCGGTTACGGATTCGATAGAAAATCAGTTGACGGAGAAAACCCAAGTCTTTTATTCCACTTCCAGTTCGGAAGAGGATTTTAGTTATAAAGAGTTTTAAATTTTTATTAATAAATTAAATTATCCAAGGAGAAATTTTTTGAAAAAGAATCATTTAAAGTTAGCAGCTTTATTATTCGTGTTTATTACTTTTACGGGTGTTGCCATCGCTCAGAATATAAAAGTCGGTTATGTAGATAGTGAAGTGATATTAAAACAGCTTCCAGAATCGCAAAAAGTACTTGCAGAACTTGAAAGCCTTAAAAAACTATACATTGATACAGTTCAGGCTAAGGAAAAAGATCTCAAGACGAATGCAGAATCTTTTAAGACAAGATATGAAGAAGCTCAGAAATCAGTTGAATCAGGACAGGTAAAGTCTGAAGCAGATCTTAAAAAACTAAATGAAGAAATGCAAGGACTTCAAAAGAGTCTACAGGATGAGGATGAGGCATTAACGATTTATAAACAAAAAGTTCAGGAAGAGCTTTTGCAAAAGCAGAACGAGATGTTCAAACCGATTAAGGAAAAGATAACCAAAGCAATTGAAAATGTAGCAAAAGAATTGAAAATCAATTTCGTATTTGATAAGGCTGATGGTACCCTGATATACGGTGATAAAGAATATGATATAACATTCAAGGTCCTTGATAAATTAAAGTAATTTTAAATATTATGTTCCTTAAATTGAAATTAATTAATATCAGAACCGCTTTAGTTTTTATTTTATTCGTCCTTCTTGTTAGTACGGGCATGTCTTATTCTCAGACAAAAGTCGGATATATTGACTCGAAAAAGATTATAGATAACATGCAGGAAGCAAAAGATGCAAAGCTAAAGCTCGATAACCTTGTTCAGGAATGGCAGAAACAGCTGAATGATCTAAATGATAGTCTCAAAAACACAAAAGATGAATTTGAAAAGAAAAAGTTAATACTCTCGGAACAGTTGAAACAGCAGTATGAGAAAACAATAAAAGATCTTGAAACTAATGCATCGAATTTTAAAGTGCAGAAGTTTGGTGAAGGAGGGGAGTATTTTCAAAAGCAGATAGAGTTCATGAAGCCAGTTCAGGATAGAATATTTAAAGCTATTGAAACGGTTGCAAAGAAAGAGGATTTCGATTATGTTTTTGACAGGAACAGCGATTTGTTGTTATTATACGTCAATGAAAAATATGATGTGACAGTCAAAGTTCAAAGAATTGTTGAAGGTAAAGACCAGTGAAGTTATCTGAAATTGCAAATATAATTGGCGCAGATTTAACAGGAAATCCTGAACTTGAGATACGAGGACCCGGTAAGATTGAAACATCAAGTATTGATCAAATAACTTTTATCTCAAATCCTTTGTATAAGAGA harbors:
- a CDS encoding septum formation initiator family protein; this translates as MIIYIIFSDKGILTKMKFQKDKQSIDKQVTEKKQEQDSLRKVIDSLTNSNDMIEKIARERYFMSKEGEIIYKVEQDTNDTK
- the trpS gene encoding tryptophan--tRNA ligase gives rise to the protein MTQNKKTILSGMRPSGKLHIGHYVGALENWVELQNYYKNYHLIADYHTLTTSLNTADVFDDSIEMAIDWIASGIDPEKSPIFRQSQVKQHTELFLIFSMLITKARLEKNPTLKEQIKDLNLQTIAYGHLGYPVLQAADILLYKGDVVPVGEDQVPHVEITRQIASNFNENFKNSDGNSIFPIPEPKVTQFARLPGLDGKAKMSKSLNNTILLSDNEDSIKSKMKKAFTDPNKLRKGDKGNPDICLVYTYHRKFNPSEISEIRTGCKTGALGCFDCKMKVSRAISDYFLPLREKRIVLEKNKNSVLEVLIEGERKARLIAENTMQEVRRSMKLG
- a CDS encoding GH92 family glycosyl hydrolase, whose translation is MLKQLILLLIFGIPSCSLYSQTGNSKYVNVFIGTGSIDNHSLSGSNFPGAVYPFGLVQLSPDTRENPEDPCSGYDYNDNTIVGFSHTHLNGTGVADLFDFLFMPYYGELMWEPGNDSVRGYGSTYKHTNEAGTPGYYSVVLDNGIKSEFTVTAHCGMHKYTFPEKKPYNLIVDLFHSMDKKRPYWSCNIISSQLRIIDNKTIEGYRIITGWARLRKVYFRAEFSRAFTESVIKAGNNIYENVKFGNGSNLKLNLIFNNDNSEPLFVKIGLSSVNLEGARKNLITEIIDFNFDKIKVDAKTAWDKELSCIDIEGTQNQKTIFYTGLYHAFIQPNNIADVDSNYLNHNFEIAKASDGFHYSTFSLWDTYRAAHPLYTIVQRKRSADFINSMLRQYRDYGYLPIWQLWGEETYCMIGNHAIPVIVDAYFKGIEEVDWDYAYDAIRASSTTPHKNSPFNMLNEYGFFPENLQTQSVSITLEIAYNDWCISQMAQSLGRIDDYKFFLNRSKSYYNLFDKSIGFFRAKDNKGNWIEPFDPLKYGGNGGYPFTEGNGWQYLWYVPHDVYKFIDLLGGEREVSQKLDKFFTLDARPEDVNGNASGFIGQYAHGNEPSQHIIYMYNFVNEPWKAQYYSAKVMNDQYTVLPSGYSGNEDCGQISAWYIMSSMGFYPLNPANGIYCIGSPQLEKAVINLYNGNKFTIKTINTKKDNIYIQSAMLNGKEYLKSYITHKDITDGGTLEFTMGNHPNKNWGKTKIPEEIIN
- a CDS encoding OmpH family outer membrane protein, translating into MKKNHLKLAALLFVFITFTGVAIAQNIKVGYVDSEVILKQLPESQKVLAELESLKKLYIDTVQAKEKDLKTNAESFKTRYEEAQKSVESGQVKSEADLKKLNEEMQGLQKSLQDEDEALTIYKQKVQEELLQKQNEMFKPIKEKITKAIENVAKELKINFVFDKADGTLIYGDKEYDITFKVLDKLK
- a CDS encoding D-alanine--D-alanine ligase, producing the protein MKIALLTGGLSSEREVSLSSGRGILKGLRELGHNVVVIDPIYGDTMIDEDLVFKDKVSKEYPTLEKIRKLQKESSHKLIDCINSELFNDIDLVFIGLHGKFGEDGKIQTLLELKGLKYTGSGIQSSAVAMDKDLSKLVFEKNNILTPDWLALYSENNVKYNDCINLLGNPIVIKPNDEGSTVGLTIAKNVKEFFSGIKTAFTYSEKVLLERYIKGRELTVSIIDGEPYPVIEIVPHKGFYDYEHKYSKGMSTYVCPAVIPEEVADKAKNLALIAYNALNCRVYARVDFLLTEEKDLYCLEVNTLPGMTELSLVPMAAKAMKMDFNNLIKKLIDSSFRKYD
- a CDS encoding isoprenyl transferase; this encodes MLSSDKKDKAKQDRLKENGEIPKHIAIIMDGNGRWAKGLGYTRAFGHREGVNSVRDIVEACGQLGVKFLTLYTFSTENWKRPKSEVTILMKLLIKGLRDEADRLHKNNIKLIASGNLDKLPEKVYEELKDAMEKTKNNKKMTLNLALSYSGRWDILNAIKDLFNDCKSGKINKEDIDEKLFSDYLVTKNIPDPDLMIRTGGEYRISNFLLWQLAYTEIYIDNIFWPQFRRESLYKAIEVYQKRERRFGMVSEQIKK
- the bamA gene encoding outer membrane protein assembly factor BamA, coding for MTRINKYLYLFAIIAIFTAFNIKLYSQNFETTYKIANISVRGNNVYDSRTIIAYSGLKENMEIAIPSDETREAIRRLWKLGLFSNVALNVDKKFGRDAYLVFEVEELPRIENIEIIGNDHFSESEVKEKIGLNAGEVVSEQKLKDVEYNLGLNYAEDGFALAEIKIDKLISANNEARIRIKINEGKKLTVRKIEFEGNVDVSDDDLYKALENTSEKVWWKFWEGAGFDKEKLEEDKKLVVEYYKELGYKDAEVVDSDFKLSPDKEDVFLIIRVREGRKFKINNITIEGNKIYTDDALLLRLDMKKGDVYNMKKFSQNLYGNEAETDVSSLYLDNGYLGFQADVSDKTVGLDRVDINIKITENNQYKLGLISFEGNDKTKDKVLRRELYTIPGEFFNRGNVKRSMQQLNALNYFNPEKLNQDISLANDSTVNIKYIVAERSSDQFNASIGYSGSFGITGALGLTFNNFDIMEPFSGGGGQALNFSWQFGEAGTYRTFSIGLTEPWFLNTPTLLGFNVFDSRTRYTYDVQETGGIVNIGRRFKWPDDFFRGDWAVKYQETNVLDGGGYYQTGRRNQFSLRQIISRSTVFDPVYPLNGTKFSNTTELSGGPFLPGNTEFLKNIFTAETYTPLIRNTKLVLYSTFNFYYVNPLSDDKYLPPTELFYMGGNGLAYNTIPLRGYEDRAVGPRNSVGNSIGGKVSLKYGVEIRYPLSLDPFPIFVLAFAEAGNVWSDFAKVDPFELKRSVGFGTRLMLPAVGLIGFDFGYGFDRKSVDGENPSLLFHFQFGRGF
- a CDS encoding OmpH family outer membrane protein, with amino-acid sequence MKLINIRTALVFILFVLLVSTGMSYSQTKVGYIDSKKIIDNMQEAKDAKLKLDNLVQEWQKQLNDLNDSLKNTKDEFEKKKLILSEQLKQQYEKTIKDLETNASNFKVQKFGEGGEYFQKQIEFMKPVQDRIFKAIETVAKKEDFDYVFDRNSDLLLLYVNEKYDVTVKVQRIVEGKDQ